DNA from Pecten maximus unplaced genomic scaffold, xPecMax1.1, whole genome shotgun sequence:
tgtagtcaattataacaaattataatCAATACTAAGAACTTATTAAACTCGCAATGATTAAAGTGTATGCGTTTTGTTAAATAAACTATTCTGAAgtgattgagatccttgtgattttactttccagtcgtgtgtcgcaagtcatgTCTTCTCTTAAAAGAGGAATTAAAAATATACAAGCATGTTAGAAGAATTAGGTATACTCAACtttgagtgggttagtataTCTATTGCTTAataattaccaggtgtgaaattatgGCCCACAAGCTCGTCATACCTGTCACAGCACCACgtacaggtgtctgtgatttctggcgttctaatcggcacacgtcgataattgcttgtgagttgaCCCGTTTGGTTTCCATGCACATTAAACATGTTCCGAAGATGCTTTTACCGATTGTAGGTAAATTTAGCATAAGTTTTGTTCTGAATGCGTTTATACTATGGGGGCTTCATAATTTGTTAAAACTTAACACATTAATTACATTTGAATCCAGCGAGTTCCGTTTTTCCCTACAGGCAATACAAACTCGTATCGCAAAATTtgcctatagaataattaacctacagtTGGCTCATTCATATACCCACGGTGTTGAAAAATTACTCTATAAATCATGTTGGGGAGTTAGTAACCTTTCATGgacaagttttatcaatttcggACAAATCTTCAAGTGGCTTTGCAATGTATCGATTGCAGTTTGGGCTAGTAAGAATTCAAATTCttaagcatttatttcacattacatatgtatgtacgaattgcattttaaacttcttttacTAGAAGTATTACAGCCGAAATCAATATATGTATGCAACAAAccatgccctcataataaaggctatatgatgtaagtatAACAAAGTCGGATTTTCGGTTGGAAGGGGCCTTGGCAACAGATAATAAATGGCAGGAGCTTCTGTTCACATGTTTACTTGCACATATATAAGTACAGGTAGAAAAGTCCCTGCAATCAAGCAAATAGCTtctgtcaatatacatatacattcgAAACTAACGCGCCCAACTTTACAACAACAGCGCGTAATTTGAAAATAGTTAAAATTACACATACTCAGATTAGACCACATTCAGTTAACGTATTCGGAGTTAAAATTATTAGGATATGCTTTTAAAATATAGACAGATACCTGATTCGATACAAGTTAACTTAATTTGGAATTATAAACGTCGGTGGAAGTACCGATCACATGTAACACAGTagataatgaataaataaataataataattaataataacaatttcACTACTTACTTGGCATGTGGTGCCCAGGAcgtatttacaaaatgtatgaaaagTTGGCATAAGAATGACCGTCTTCTCTGACCAATGTACAGAGTGGAACTGGGGAAAGAGCGCCAAAAAAGGGATagaaagaaagaagaagaaaCGCATTGCGCATGTCCTGCCCTGTCCTGTCCGTCAGTGGTCAAACCAgtttattacaaacatacatCACACGAACATACTCTCCGGACATTCACGAACCACACATACAAAGCACATGACAGCTACCTGTAACACAGCATAGGATACACACTGCGTGACAATCACACGACGAGTACAGAACATTTACCCAACAGCCACAAACACGACGTGGGATACGAACAGCACAAATACAACATAACGAGCAGTTATAAAAGTGATTCAGTTAAAATAACCAAAATTAACAGGGTGCCACATACACCCCCCTGTGCAAGAATGGCGTCCTCGCCATCCCTATAATGGATAATAAGGAACAATCAAATACAAGTATGTATAATGAATCCTGTAATGTAAAGACATTACAAGATATAATATAGTATCTATACAACTACATGGAAATATGACGTTGCAGAATGAATAAAATAAGACAAATGATAATACATGGTTAAAAACAAATCCGGTTCATGTCTGTATCACTGACAATACAGCCTCCAAAATCCGTTCTGCTCCTGGAGCCAGAATATCGCCAGAGACCATGGAGCGAAGATAATCCGCCTTCCGCATCCATGCCAGATCTGGGGCTGTACCTGCTGTCATCACATAATCACCACTGGTGAACTTCTTAGGTTGTCGACGGACTCTCCCCGAACGTCTCGGAATTGTTGGAGACTCTACCCCGGCTGTATCCTCCTCCTCCTGTCCTCCCAGTGCATCAACATCCTCCCTATTGGTCCTATCAATAACGGAGTCTGCATCCTCTTCAGCAGGGACCATTGTCGACTGATGGTCGTTTACAGGCTGCTCAGCTGCTGTATCCGTGGCACCTGCCTGGGCGTCACCAACAGCTGGCATAGAGGGCACTGACACAAAGAGTTCCGTATCGCTGTCATCGGAGTTGGCAATGGAGGAAACTTCCATTGTGTCCTCAGGTTTGGCCTGAAACTCTCTCCGTAGTTCCTTCACACTCCGTCGTGTCAATCTTGGTGCTGGGGTTGGGGTTTTCCGTGGTGTAAGGGTATCATCATTCCTGTCATCAGTATCGGTTGCCAGGGAACCGACGGGAAGGAGAAGGTTTCTGTGTAGAGTACGCTTTCTCCCTCCACCATCCTCCTTCTGTACAACATAGACAGGTATATCTGGGTTGGGTTGGTCTAGAACAACATATATTTCCTCCTCCCACTTGTCCGCAAGCTTATGCTTCCCCTCAAAAGCAACTGTTTTAACCAAGACCCGATCTCCGGCGCGGACAACGGCTCCACGAATCCGTACATCGTATCCGGTTTTCTGTCTAGCTTTAGCTGCGTTACTCCTGGTGAGGACAATAGTGTAGGAATCCTTAAGTCGTCTTCGCATCGACTCCACATAGGAGTGTAATGATTCCCTCGAACTGTCCGACTCGATTCCGAAGGCAAGGTCTACAGGTAATCGTGGCTCTCTACCGTACATGAGATAAAAGGGCGAGTATCCCGTAGACTCGTTCCTCGTGGCGTTATATGCGTGCACTAAGGGTACGACGTAGGATTTCCAGTCCCGCTTCTCCTCCTCTCCAAGGGTTCCGAGCATGCTCAATAATGTGCGGTTAAAGCGCTCGCATTGTCCGTTGCCCTGTGGATGATATGGTGTAGTCTGGGACTGAGAAATACCGGTCATACGGCAAAGCTGCTTCACAAGCTCGCTTCTGAACGTCATTCCTTGGTCCGAGTGCAGGCGCTTCGGCATCCCATAGTGGACAATGAAATGGTTCATCAGAGCCTCGGCGGTGGTCTTGCTGGTCTGGTTACGGGTTGGAACTGCAACGGAGTAGCGAGTGAAGTGGTCGGTAATGACCAAGATGTGCTGGTAATTCCCCTTGGAAGGCTCCAGAGTCAGGTAGTCCATACAGACAAGCTCCAGTGGTTGCGTGGTCTGGATAGAGACTAAGGGTGCCCTCTCCTTGGTGGGGGTTTTCATCCGCAAACATCTGTTACACCTCGCTATCCACTTCTCAACATCCGTAGACATGGAAGGCCAGTAGAAGCGGTCTCTACACAGCGATAAAACTTTTGCAACAGCTAAATGTCCCATGTTGTTGTGGAGGCTCCTCAAGACAACAGGTATAAGTGACGAGGGAAGAACCAACTGCTGTTTTGTCTCCCCATCCACGGAGGCTTGTCGATAAAGGGCTCCTCGCTTAACTATGAGAGAATCAAAGTGCCGGTATAACGAGGGATTCCAGGCTGACTTGGGTAATTCCTCTCTCCTGGGCCTAACACCACTCTGGACGTTGTTAATACAGGGTCCCAAAAGTTCATCCTTCCTCTGTGCTGCTCTCATATCCCTGAAACTCAGTTGCTCCAACTCAAGGTCTTCCAGGCATGTAGCATCCATACCGTCCACCGTAGTATCCGCTAAACAAATACTCTCAAAGTGAGGCTGACCATACAACATCTGACACACTGCAGCAACAGAGTCCTTGGAAATGGTGTCCTCCTTGGTATCATGACCACTGATTCCTGGAGTTGGCAACCGAGACAACGTATCGGCATCTATGTGGGATTTACCTGGTCGATATCGGATGTTGAAGCCACAGGCGGAGAGGGCTGCTAGCCAGCGATGACCCGTGGCGTCAAGTTTCGCCCTCGCCAGAACGTAAGTGAGGGGGTTGTTGTCCGTCACCACAGTGAAGCGGTGGTTATACAGGTAGTCCTTAAACTTCTCCGTAATAGCCCATTTCATGGCAAGAAACTCGAGCTTATGAGCTGGGTAGTTTCGCTCCGACCTTGACAATCCCCGGCTGGCATAAGCGATGACATGTTCCCTGTTGTCCTTTTCCTGGTATAACACAGCTCCGAGACCTTTATGACTTGCATCACAGTGAACCTCAAAGGTTTTGGTGTAATCCGGATAGGCTAAAACTGGCGGGGTGGCTAATCTTTCCTTTAATGAAATGAACGCAAGTTCCTGCTCCTCTCCCCCATTCCAACAACCATTGCTGTCCTTCTTCTTTCCGGATTTCTTAGGTGCTGGCATAAGATCTGTTAAAGGCCGGGCTATTTTGCAAAATTCTTGATGAACTTCCGGTAATATCCGGCAAAACCCAAAAACCGGCGAACATCCTCCGGGCTTGATGGCCGCTCCCAATTAATAATCTTCTCCACTTTACTAGGGTCTGCTTCAATACCGGCTGCTGTCACTATAAACCCGAGATATCTGACGCGGCTTTGGAAGAATGAGCACTTCTTGGGTGACAGCTTTATCCCATGTTCCCTCAAGCGCTGGAGTACACGCTGAAGTTTCTCCAAGTGCTCCTCAAAGGTAAATGAAAAGATAATGACATCATCAAGATAGATGAAACAGTCCACATTATGTAATTCCCAGAGGTATTGCTCCATGAGTCGCTGATAGGTGGCCGGGGCGTTAGCGAGACCAAACGGCATCCGGTTATACTCATAAAACCCAAGTGTGCCTAGAGTAAAAGATGTACGCTCCTTATGGTGCTCCGCAACCTCAACTTGATGGTAGCCACTCTTCACGTCCAACACGGAGAGGAATGATGATCCCGAAAGGGAGTCCAGTATTTCCTCAATTCGTTAGAGAGCGTAGGCATCTTTAATAGTCCTCTGATTAAGTTGGCGATAGTGGATACACATGCGTAAAGACCCGTCCTTCTTCCTGGCTAAGACTACACCGGACGCCCAGGGTGAGCATGATCTTCTGATAACTCCGCATGCCAGCAACTGCTGTAAGTGTTCTCTCACTTCCTGGACCATGGCAGGTGGTATTCTCCGATGCCTCTGTTTGAATGGTGTAGGGTCGCTAAGTTCAATCCGATGAGGGAATTCAATAGTAtggccaaggtcaaggtctccCGCAGAGAAAACATCTGGAAAATACGATAACACCTCCTTTCCTCTCCTCAGTAATCCATCATCCAGCTCAACATTAAAGGTCACCTTGTCGAGGTAGTTGTCTGGGGACTCCTCCTTCCTATCCTCAGGTATCACTCCATGTAATGGGTGCTGGACTCGTACAGGCTGTAGTTCACAAACTATCCCGCGAGTTGGTACAATAACAGTCCGTGTAGTCAAGTTGGAGACATTTACGGATACAAGTTCATTCCTACCATGATTGTAGGTAAGTATCGTGGGTGCTATATCCATATCCTCAGGGATGACAGAAGATGAAGTGGGCTGCATCAAGGCGCAGACATCCGGGTAATAAACCTCCCTGTCCAACTTACACTGTATGTCTATCCTTCCGTTAGGCGGAATAACAATGTTGCTGGACTCTGCACTCCGTGCTACTGCAAGGTAATATCCGTTCCTCTCCAACTTCTTTTCCCGAAGAGAAATGCAGCGAAAAGAAGTGTACCATGGCGTCGTCAAAGGAGCATGTTGTAAGTATCTCTCACCATACCATTCCCTACATCTTTCCATAAAATGGGTAAGAACATTTGTTCCGAGTAGAACTGGTACCATCTGGTTAAAATCATAGTCAGGCACAACTAGTAAGAGACATCCTCTCTGCGTACCCGGTCTATCTGCAGAGTAACCTCAATATATCCTAAGTAGGGTAGTCGGGCTCCACCAGCTACCTGAATGTCCAAGGATCCCTCCCTAATAGGCTGCAGAGGTATGTGTGTCAGGTTCTTCTCATAAAAACCCTGGCTAACACTGGATACTGTAGCCCCGGTGTCCAGCAAGGCTTTCGCAGGCAGTTTGTCGATAAAAAGGTCTACAACGTTACAGTCCCCAGTTAATCCGGGTGGGTTGTCGGGTTCCTGCCGTCTGGTAACTCCTTGCTTAATGGGGTTTGGCGTCCTCCAGGCTGACATACCTCGACCTATGGGTACCCCCTGCTCATAGGCCGATTGGAGTTTAAATGCTTCCTGGAGTGATCCATGATGACACGGCAACCTATCCGTAAGTGTCCATATTGGCCGCATCTGTAACACTGAGGACCCTGAGGGTTATCTCCAACGGGTTGACTTTCATAGCCCGGGGTCTCCATCATGGGTGGGAGAGGGTAACTAGGCTGACACTTCTCAGGCTGGTAATGTTCCTCGCCCTGGCGGTCAAAACATCTATCAGGCTGAGGCTGAAAGTAATCGGCTCCAGGTTGGTAGGTTTTCTGCCCTTGGTATCCATGGGGTTTACCTCCTCCCTGCTGAAACTGATCTCCCTGCTGAAACTGACCTCCATGGGGGGCACCTGATGGCTGATTGGCTCTTGGACCCTTCTGATTCTTCTTGCCGTCGAAGCGCTTCTTCTCGAATTTATCAAACCTCGCTGACAACTGTAGCATCATGTCTTTCAGCTCCCCTATGTCCGAGTTGGAAGATGTCGATGCTGACGCTGACTTCTCTGAGGACATCATCTTTACCTGGGCTGGCTTGGAAGGTTTGGGCTCCAGTCCCCGGGAATACTCTAGTCTCCGGATAGATTGGCGAAGCTCATCAAAATCCTTAATGGAATCAAACTTGTGTCCAGAAAGGTCCCTAAGGGCTGGCCGAAGTCCTTCGTAGAACACAGTCCTTAGCATGGAATCAATCTTGCTAACCCGTATAGATGCCCGTTCAGCAGCCCTGTTCAGAATCTCTTCCAAACGGAAACCCCAGGCGGAAACTGACTCGTCATCCCACTGCTTGGCAGAGTAGAACTCGGCTAATAGGGATTCTGCTGTATCCATACGATCATAAGCCATCTCCATCTTATGCAGGATCTCATCAAGTGTGGCCCCAGGCATCCGCATCAATGTATTCTTGGGCTCACCTTTTAGGGACAACCGTACAGCTTCATGTATGGACTCCTTGGAATGGATCTCATCCGCCATGTAGCTGGTATCTTCATATTTCCATTGGGCGTAGGTCACATCTCCCTTGGATAAAGGTGGGTCTCCAGAAAATGTAGAAATCCTGGGCCGGTGCATAGTGATGGGGACCTGAAATGCTGGACCAGGCATAACAAGGGAGGGCTTCCTCTCATCTTCTTCCGATTTCTGCTGAGCAGCATAATCTAGCATCCACTGACGTAGAGATTCCAGCGAGTCAAACTTAGGAATAGCTCCTAGATCCTTGAAACTCTGCAACAACTTACCCGCTTCCTCAGCTTCCGACATGATGTTCAAAATCACAAGCGAGATTGTCCCGATGAATAAACAAATAGATAAGAGACAATGCATAGGAAAAACAACAAATCAGTAACTCCAATGTTGCTATAGCACAAGGTGTACTGAAAGAAATACTGAAATTAACTACATAATAAAAGTAATTGTGCGGTAAAAAGAAATAACACCAACACACTTAACTAGTAACTTACCAATTAATCTTCTCTTGTTACCGCAGGCAAACCAAAAATGCTGCAAGAAAACACGAGTCTAACTACAAGTCAGCGTATGAaatcacacaatacacaaaGTAACTCAAGTTCAACAAACAAGTGCACCTATAgcataaataaaacatgtaaatggTGTATAAATATAGTCTAAACAAATTCAAATGAACCGACACGAAGACATACACATTAACACAAACCAGGgaatcaatacaaaatacacaaataaacaaGTAATCTCACATAAAGGAATCGCACATCATACACCCCATATGTCAAACAATGTCAATAGGTCAAAGTATTTTAAGTCaacaaaaggaaagaaaacaaagtgTCACAAGATGGATTTACCTAACACAGGAACAACTAAGTGTGCAAAGAAAActaagatgaaaaaaaaaaaaaaaaaaattgtttgggcacaaaaaaataataaatgaacGGATAAATAAGCTAATAAGATACTAGCCGAAGGAAAAAAACTAATTATGCACCACCAAGTATTAGCACTAGATGATGTAacagcaaaacaaaaatattaattccaaaaaaaaaaatcaatgtttactATGCAACCGGAAGTCAAACCTAGACCGGATGTACatacaaaggtcaaggtcgtatcacaaaaggaaaaaacaagttgaaaaaaaaacttgtaacCCAAGTTGCTCAAAAATACCACAAATGTTCACAAAAAATACATACCATtaattacaaatgaaatataatagCAATTTAGATAATAGTGATAAATAAAGGCAAGTAATACAGTGTTCACAATAATATTTAATTAGGAAAACAAATAAAGTCTATATGGTGAGGCTTCCAGCGGCGCGATCCGGCGATTACAAGAGATAATGTCAGTGTGCACACTATATAGCTATAAGATCATCACTCAAGCGCGAACGAAGGAAAGTCTAGCATTCAAACATGTCTgaatgtaacagagcacatgatcaattaaatttaaatcactgcctccgctagggatcgaacccgggacctctggcttactagtcttacgctcaaccgatcgagctaaagagaagatctccctagccgagcggtatattgcgggtagtatttaccagggttacatactccccctccagggaagaactcgtcctcgagtttccaggagtaacagcgatgcttgtggagcaatccTGAGTATTTTCcccgggtccctacatgggcgccaatatAACAAAGTCGGATTTTCGGTTGGGAGGGGCCTTGGCAACAGATAATAAATGGCAGGAGCTTCTGTTCACATGTTTACTTGCACATATATAAGTACAGGTAGAAAAGTCCCTGCAATCAAGCAAATAGCTtctgtcaatatacatatacattcgAAACTAACGCGCCCAACTTTACAACAACAGCGCGTAATTTGAAAACAGTTAAAATTACACATACTCAGATTAGACCACATTCAGTTAACGTATTCGGAGTTAAAATTATTAGGATATGCTTTTAAAATATAGACAGATACCTGATTCGATACAAGTTAACTTAATTTGGAATTATAAACGTCGGTGGAAGTACCGATCACATGATACACAGTAGataatgaattaataaataataataattaataataccAATTTCACTACTTACTTGGCATGTGGTGCCCAGGAcgtatttacaaaatgtatgaaaagTTGGCATAAGAATGACCGTCTTCTCTGACCAATGTACAGAGTGGAACTGGGGAAAGAGCGCCAAAAAGGGATagaaagaaagaagaagaaaCGCATTGCGCATGTCCTGCCCTGTCCTGTCCGTCAGTGGTCAAACCAgtttattacaaacatacatCACACGAACATACTCTCCGGACATTCACGAACCACACATACAAAGCACATGACAGCTACCTGTAACACAGCATAGAATACACACTGCGTGACAATCACACGACGAGTACAGAACATTTACCAAACAGCCACAAACACGACGTGGGATACGAACAGCATAAATACAACATAACGAGCAGTTATAAAAGTGATTCAGTTAAAATAACCAAAATTAACAGGGTGCCACATAAGtcgttacatgttataaacggcccgttatttTAGAACATTATTCAATTGTTACACATGCTATATACGACCCGTTATAATAgataattattcaaattttacattttatatacaacctgttataatagaaaattagtaagatgttacatgttatacacTCACTGAAAACCATCAACTTTGTACGAGTTGTGATTAGAAAATTCTTACCATACTTCGTTGCATATTGGTTAATATTGCGATGGGATTCGTATCATTGAGATGCCTTGTTTATTACTGAAACGCCTGTCTTATCCAGTTAAGGAAATATCACAACGTTAAATCTAGATGTATAATTTTGACGTACTCTGCTTTATCATATAATACAGGAGAAGTATAGACACTGACATGCTTCTCTTGGTACCACAACTGAATTTCTGAAAGCCGCCATGTTTTCGTAATTCTTAAATAATGACAAgattataacaaaaatattttaaatgatagaAAATTGCAATAAAACCGGTAAAATATCTTCTGTGAACGGGGAATTTCTAATGCGGTGCCCCACTctctatatgtattttttttaaatggcgGAATTACGATCAGAAGCCCAAAATCGAGCCAGACGTACTGGTTGCTGTTGCGAATGCCAAGAAAAGGATCGACTAAAATCACATCATCTACGACCTACAGAGTCAGCATTAAGCTGTTGGACACAAATCAAAGAAGGACTAAACGTGAAAGCCCATCGTGAATTGGCAGTGAATCTTCTCAGCATTTGATAAGCAAACCCATGGTAGTGGGTGCGCTCAGGGTTGGTTCACGTTCTTTatttaggtttggtttggtttggtttattttgtttaacgtcctattaacagccaaggtcatttaaggacggcctcccgtgcgtgggacatgcatgcgtgtggtgagtgcgtatgtgtgtcatttatagtgctatctcactgaagcactGCTTTATTTAGGtgtttatttgtgtttattaCGCTTATGAATTGTTGATCTATCTGAGCAGATTTGACGGAAATTAAATGAAGTTCAATCCAGAAGGGATGATGAAGTTTAATttgacaaaattatatatttatatataaaatagagCTTTTTAAACACAACCTATGGTTCAAGGTAAGTAACTCGAACACGGGGTTACTATGCCTTATGATAAACATTAGgcagtatgtacatgtaggtaggtaTTCTTAGAAACATATTTGGCAGTTATATTTTGTAGGTGGTTGGTTGGGAGCTCCAACAATGGGCTGAGGACACCTAGATAAGCAGTTCAGACACCATGGAACTCAATACAAGTACAAGCTTGGTCCAACCCCGTTGGGTTGGTTGGTTAGAGTGCTTTTAGGGGCGTTGGGACCTTTTACTAAAGATAGTCTACTACGGAGCTTTGTCTATCTTAGGGACCCAAGGGGTGGAAATccgaaaaaaaatatatgggggtgtcttaaaatatatttacacaggCTGCTAGGATCAAGTCATTGATTGGCTATAGGAAGTCATGACAATAATACTCCACTCTAAAAATCATTtcgaaaacaaaaaaaaaaagattaattttgGTTCAGTGTTTAATAACGCCCTATCTACTTTatgacggcctcccctgtgtgcgagatgcacAACACGTGACAGCGGGTAACACACCACGTAACAGTGGGTAACACACCACGTGACAGTGGGTAACACACCATGAGACAGTGGGCAACACACCACGTGACAGTGGTAGATTCTGAAGTCATTCAACAAGAGTACGAGGTATATCCTGACGGTAACACACCACGTGACAGTGGGTAACACACCACGTAACAGTGGGTAACACACCACGTGACAGTGGGTAACACACCACGTAACAGTGGGTAACACACCACGTGACAGTGGGTAACACACCACGAGACAGTGGGTAACACACCACGTAACAGTGGTAGATTCTGAAGTCATTCAACAAGAGTACGAGGTATATCCTGACGGTAACACACCACGTGACAGTGGGTAACACACCACGTGACAGTGGTAGATTCTGCAGTCACTCAACAAGAGTACGAGGTATATCCTGACGGTAACACACCACGTGACAGTGTGTAACACACCACGTGACAGTGGTAGATTCTGAAGTCACTCAACAAGAGTGCGAGGTATATCCTGACGTTAACACACCACGTGACAGTGGTAGATTCTGAAGTCACTCAACAAGAGTACGGGGTATATCATGACGTTAACACACCACGTGACAGTGGTAGATTCTGAAGTCACTCAACAAGAGTATGAGGTGTATCCTGACGGTAACACACCACGTGGCAGTGGGTAACACACCACGTGACAGCGGTAGATTCTGTACTCACTCAAAAAGTGTACTAGATATATTCAAATTGCTCAGTTCCCGTATCTAACTCAAACATTGAAAAATCAAGAGTTGCGATCGAAGACTGCAGCCCTTTTTGGATTGATCCTGAATTGTACAAACAACAATGGAGAGTGGTTGAGATTATAGAGTTCGAAAAACGTTGTTGCTCTTGgcagttatataattattttattttactcgTTATCAGTTCTAGCGTTTGAGATTACAAAAATGGATATGAGAGTATGTTCCTGATCTAAGCCCGGGATCGGAGTCTTCCTTGTTTAtcggaaattaaaaaaaaaacacgtggTAGCTTCCACCACAGACTGGCCACTGGacgagtttttttttaagaattggCAAGCTAGattataatactagattatctgcccctagtttgaaacgTTAGAATGAGACATATCCCAGGGATTAAAATCATACAGCtcaattttattaattatttaaatattctagagacagagGTCCAGTCTATTACCAGCATTGAAATAGAGGCTTCGACAGAAATAAGCACATTCATTCGCAAACGTTAGAACATCAATTAAAACGACTACCGAATAGACTTGACATGACTCTGATGGTCCTAGGTCTCGAATGAGCCTCTCTGATTCTTGTGAGTTATCTTACAGACATTTGAATATTCACCAAGACGTCAGTGGAAAGACTTTGGAACAAGACTATTAAAGTCCCCAAGCACAAACTTATCAAAGAAACAGATTGACACAGAAGAGGTTGGATGGGAAAGGACGCTTAGGAAACCCGAACTGCATTGACATTACGTAGACATTATGTAATATTAACTATTCCATCAGACATCTGTTGTATTATCCATTCGACTGTTATTATTTAGGTGGTTTACACAAAGACTGGTTTTGTAGAGTATTGATGATAAAGAGATGGAT
Protein-coding regions in this window:
- the LOC117321045 gene encoding uncharacterized protein LOC117321045, with amino-acid sequence MVPVLLGTNVLTHFMERCREWYGERYLQHAPLTTPWYTSFRCISLREKKLERNGYYLAVARSAESSNIVIPPNGRIDIQCKLDREVYYPDVCALMQPTSSSVIPEDMDIAPTILTYNHGRNELVSVNVSNLTTRTVIVPTRGIVCELQPVRVQHPLHGVIPEDRKEESPDNYLDKVTFNVELDDGLLRRGKEVLSYFPDVFSAGDLDLGHTIEFPHRIELSDPTPFKQRHRRIPPAMVQEVREHLQQLLACGVIRRSCSPWASGVVLARKKDGSLRMCIHYRQLNQRTIKDAYAL